A window of the Brassica napus cultivar Da-Ae chromosome C5, Da-Ae, whole genome shotgun sequence genome harbors these coding sequences:
- the LOC106406945 gene encoding ferredoxin--NADP reductase, root isozyme 2, chloroplastic-like, giving the protein MSHSAVSQAAAVSVSIGNERSLTRSVFKHNNSISFNTKPWSSSLALTQKTSTIRDAKRYSNTTICMSVQQASSSKVNVSPIELEDPTDPPLNLYKPKDSYTAKIVSVERVVGPKAPGETCHIVIDHEGNLPYWEGQSYGVIPPGENPKKPGAPHNVRLYSIASTRYGDFFDGKTASLCVRRAVYYDPETGKEDPSKNGVCSNFLCDSKPGDKIQITGPSGKVMLLPENDPNATHIMIATGTGVAPYRGYLRRLFMENVPNYKFGGLAWLFLGVANTDSLLYDDEFSKYLKDHPDNFRFDKALSREEKNKKGGKMYVQDKIEEYSDEIFKLLDNGAHIYFCGLKGMMPGIQDTLKRVAEERGESWDAKLSQLRKNKQWHVEVY; this is encoded by the exons ATGTCTCACTCTGCTGTTTCTCAG GCTGCTGCTGTCTCTGTTTCAATCGGTAACGAACGCTCTCTTACAAGATCTGTCTTCAAG CATAACAATAGCATCAGCTTCAACACCAAGCCATGGTCATCTTCCTTGGCGTTGACCCAGAAAACAAGTACCATAAGAGATGCAAAACGGTACTCGAACACAACAATATGCATGTCGGTCCAACAAGCAAGTAGCTCCAAGGTTAATGTCTCTCCTATAGAGTTGGAAGACCCCACTGATCCTCCTTTGAACTTGTACAAACCCAAAGATTCTTACACAGCTAAGATTGTCTCCGTGGAGCGAGTCGTTGGCCCCAAAGCTCCAGGAGAAACTTGTCATATCGTGATCGATCATGAAGGCAACCTTCCTTACTGGGAAGGACAGAGTTACGGTGTCATCCCTCCC GGTGAGAACCCGAAGAAACCAGGAGCTCCACACAATGTGCGCCTTTACTCTATTGCATCAACGAGGTATGGAGACTTCTTTGACGGTAAAACAGCGAGTTTGTGTGTACGCAGAGCTGTTTACTACGACCCCGAGACTGGTAAAGAAGACCCTTCAAAGAACGGAGTCTGCAGCAACTTCCTATGTGATTCAAAACCCGGAGACAAGATTCAAATCACAGGTCCATCCGGGAAAGTAATGCTATTACCAGAGAACGATCCAAACGCGACGCACATAATGATAGCCACGGGAACAGGAGTGGCTCCATACAGAGGCTACCTACGTCGACTGTTCATGGAAAACGTCCCAAACTACAAATTTGGCGGCTTAGCCTGGCTCTTCTTAGGCGTGGCCAACACCGACAGCCTTCTCTACGATGATGAGTTCAGCAAGTACTTGAAAGACCACCCGGATAACTTTAGGTTCGACAAGGCGTTGagcagagaagagaagaacaagaaagGTGGGAAGATGTACGTGCAGGACAAGATTGAAGAGTATAGCGATGAGATCTTCAAGCTTCTGGATAACGGAGCTCATATTTACTTTTGTGGGCTTAAAGGAATGATGCCTGGGATTCAAGATACGCTTAAACGAGTTGCGGAGGAGAGAGGTGAGAGCTGGGACGCCAAGCTTTCTCAGCTCAGGAAGAACAAGCAGTGGCACGTGGAAGTGTATTAA